The Aliivibrio fischeri genome contains a region encoding:
- a CDS encoding AraC family transcriptional regulator: MDLVFNTVLEALLAERESFNQIWFAGDKVTPPACCYQVNFPRLELVISGEYRNQIEDPEFGITEVKVMAGDALYIPPNCWNKPDWSEDCSVLSLLFGRRQVGFSLVSKRKGEEGFYDVQKYSIQTRTGHAIDNILEALNALAREPNKKQIDEYLLLALLSYSKSMLGEPSEAVSPKKRSEDLYQGICIYIQENFHKSIDRTTIANRFNISPNHLSRMFRQQGHMTLADYITWVRIERAKFMLKKYTFRLTEVATRCGFQDVNYFYRVFKNKTSYTPSDYRAMVKV, from the coding sequence ATGGATTTAGTATTTAATACCGTTTTAGAGGCCTTGTTGGCTGAGAGAGAAAGCTTTAATCAGATCTGGTTTGCTGGAGATAAAGTAACGCCTCCTGCATGTTGTTATCAGGTAAACTTTCCTCGTCTAGAATTGGTGATTAGTGGTGAATACCGAAACCAAATAGAAGATCCCGAATTTGGTATTACTGAAGTTAAAGTCATGGCTGGTGACGCCTTGTATATCCCACCGAACTGCTGGAATAAGCCAGATTGGAGTGAGGATTGCTCTGTACTTAGTTTGCTCTTTGGTCGCAGACAAGTCGGCTTTAGCTTAGTGAGTAAGCGTAAAGGGGAGGAGGGGTTTTACGACGTACAAAAGTACAGTATTCAGACTCGCACAGGTCATGCAATTGATAATATTTTAGAAGCACTAAATGCGTTAGCCCGCGAACCAAATAAAAAACAGATCGACGAATATCTGCTTCTTGCTTTACTCAGTTACAGTAAATCCATGCTAGGTGAGCCAAGTGAAGCGGTGTCACCTAAAAAGCGTAGTGAGGACCTGTATCAAGGTATCTGCATTTATATTCAAGAGAACTTCCATAAAAGCATAGATAGAACCACGATTGCGAATCGTTTTAATATTTCACCAAACCATTTATCGCGTATGTTTAGACAACAAGGACATATGACATTGGCTGATTATATAACATGGGTGAGAATTGAACGCGCTAAGTTTATGCTAAAGAAATACACCTTCCGTTTAACTGAGGTAGCAACACGTTGTGGCTTTCAAGATGTGAACTATTTTTATCGTGTATTTAAGAATAAAACCAGTTATACCCCTTCTGATTATAGAGCAATGGTAAAAGTATAA
- a CDS encoding fructose-specific PTS transporter subunit EIIC gives MITDLINEQLICLNLKAQTKDDVFSEMAEHLFQQGRISDKQQFLADIYAREELGNTGFEEGVALPHAKSAAVISPAVMIGVSKEGIEYGAEDGLPSRLFFMIASPANGADHHIEVLAELSSKLIEDGFIEKFLNTTSSKMALELLLQKTDEAEAVEANKGFLIGVTGCPAGIAHTYLASEALEKGAAELGYQIKVETNGSIGVKNSPTAEEIEKAEAIIVACDKQVDLNRFAGKKLIQTGVKAPIKDAKGLITQSLSQPPFVADNSNVSSETKDKASQTRSDLYRYLMNGVSHMIPFVVTGGLLIALALALGGQPTESGMAIPPGSLWNKVLDVGVVAFTLMIPVLAGYIAYAIADRPALAPGLIGGWIANNGSFYGAEAGTGFIGAIIAGLLVGYFVKFVANINYNKFIQPLVPIMIAPIAGSLFISGLFIFVIGAPIASLMDSLTALLTTMSTGNVVLLGIVLGGMAGFDMGGPFNKVAFLFSVGMIASGQTQFMGAMACAIPVAPLGMSLATVIGRKFNIFEESETEAGKAAGAMGLVGISEGAIPFAAQDPLSVIPANMLGSITAAVMAFSFGITNSVAHGGPVVALLGAMNKPVLAIACMAAGTVVTALVCVSLKKMRQNKNSAPVAA, from the coding sequence ATGATTACTGACTTAATCAATGAACAACTCATTTGTTTAAACCTGAAAGCTCAAACTAAAGACGACGTTTTTTCTGAAATGGCTGAACACTTGTTCCAACAAGGCCGTATCAGTGATAAACAACAATTTTTAGCGGATATCTACGCTCGTGAAGAGTTAGGAAATACCGGATTTGAAGAAGGCGTTGCCCTTCCTCATGCTAAAAGTGCGGCGGTTATTTCTCCTGCTGTAATGATTGGTGTTAGCAAAGAAGGCATCGAATACGGTGCTGAAGATGGTCTTCCATCTCGCCTATTCTTCATGATCGCCTCACCAGCAAATGGTGCAGATCACCACATTGAAGTACTTGCAGAACTATCATCTAAGTTAATCGAAGACGGCTTTATTGAGAAATTCTTAAACACGACTTCTTCAAAAATGGCACTTGAATTACTGCTTCAAAAAACTGACGAAGCAGAAGCTGTTGAAGCGAATAAAGGGTTCTTGATTGGCGTTACAGGTTGCCCTGCAGGTATTGCACATACTTACCTTGCATCTGAAGCGCTTGAGAAAGGTGCTGCTGAATTAGGTTATCAAATCAAAGTAGAAACCAATGGCTCTATTGGTGTTAAAAATAGCCCAACAGCCGAAGAAATCGAAAAAGCAGAAGCGATCATCGTGGCTTGTGATAAGCAAGTGGATCTGAATCGTTTTGCTGGTAAGAAATTAATTCAAACTGGCGTAAAAGCGCCAATTAAAGATGCGAAAGGGTTAATTACTCAATCACTTTCTCAACCACCTTTTGTGGCTGATAACTCTAATGTATCGTCTGAAACAAAAGACAAAGCATCACAAACTCGTTCTGATCTATACCGTTACCTAATGAATGGCGTATCTCACATGATCCCATTCGTTGTTACTGGTGGTCTATTGATCGCACTGGCTCTAGCGCTTGGTGGTCAACCAACAGAAAGTGGAATGGCAATTCCTCCTGGTAGCCTATGGAATAAAGTGCTTGATGTTGGTGTGGTTGCCTTTACTTTAATGATCCCTGTTTTAGCCGGTTACATTGCTTACGCTATTGCTGATCGCCCTGCTCTGGCTCCTGGCTTGATTGGCGGTTGGATTGCAAACAATGGTTCATTCTACGGTGCCGAAGCAGGTACTGGTTTCATTGGTGCTATCATCGCTGGTTTATTAGTGGGTTACTTCGTTAAATTTGTTGCTAACATTAACTACAACAAATTTATTCAACCGCTTGTTCCTATTATGATTGCTCCTATTGCAGGCTCTCTATTTATCTCAGGTCTGTTTATCTTTGTTATTGGTGCGCCAATCGCAAGCTTAATGGATTCATTAACTGCGCTGCTTACTACAATGAGTACAGGTAACGTTGTATTACTTGGTATCGTACTGGGTGGTATGGCAGGCTTTGATATGGGTGGTCCATTCAACAAAGTAGCCTTCCTATTCTCTGTAGGTATGATTGCAAGTGGTCAAACTCAATTTATGGGTGCAATGGCGTGTGCGATTCCTGTTGCTCCACTAGGTATGTCTTTAGCAACCGTTATTGGTCGTAAATTCAATATCTTTGAAGAATCTGAAACCGAAGCGGGTAAAGCGGCTGGTGCAATGGGCTTAGTAGGTATCTCTGAAGGTGCGATTCCATTTGCAGCTCAAGATCCACTGTCTGTTATCCCTGCGAACATGCTTGGTTCAATCACTGCTGCAGTAATGGCTTTCTCATTTGGTATTACAAACAGTGTTGCTCACGGTGGTCCAGTTGTTGCGCTTCTTGGTGCAATGAACAAACCAGTACTAGCAATTGCATGTATGGCAGCAGGTACTGTTGTGACTGCTCTAGTTTGTGTATCACTTAAAAAGATGCGCCAGAACAAAAATTCTGCTCCTGTAGCTGCTTAA
- a CDS encoding PTS sugar transporter subunit IIA, protein MELNTIDYRITFFVKDQGLPPQVASQLTRLAKKFKSLVYIDNITQNRSTNAESSLGLLQVGLCPGDFCQLITVGMDAEWANFVLTDLLSSTFDFVASDKLCDFSETITNTYPQLTPQCEVDFHYVKAQAVLSKFEILKGLSQLIYPKESDELLLALIKREERSSTAMAKQIALPHVISPYVEKPTIAIIRSDYPVDWASKMGDVNVIIALVLPEKPTKEMIMAATYLTRSLLSEDFSQRLVHTRQPKGLQALILYAMCQLL, encoded by the coding sequence ATGGAGCTTAATACTATCGATTACCGAATTACTTTTTTTGTAAAAGATCAGGGCTTGCCACCTCAAGTTGCAAGTCAATTAACCCGTCTTGCTAAAAAGTTTAAGAGTTTGGTTTATATCGATAATATTACTCAAAATAGAAGCACAAACGCTGAAAGTTCATTGGGATTACTTCAAGTCGGTTTGTGTCCTGGTGATTTTTGTCAATTAATCACCGTGGGTATGGATGCGGAGTGGGCCAATTTTGTTTTAACGGATTTATTGTCGTCGACGTTTGATTTTGTTGCTTCAGATAAATTGTGTGATTTCTCAGAAACTATTACCAATACTTACCCTCAATTAACCCCTCAGTGTGAGGTGGATTTCCACTACGTAAAAGCGCAAGCCGTGCTGTCAAAGTTTGAAATCCTAAAAGGTTTATCTCAACTTATTTATCCAAAAGAATCTGATGAGCTATTGCTTGCATTGATAAAGCGTGAAGAGCGTTCATCGACAGCAATGGCAAAACAGATCGCGCTACCACATGTTATTTCCCCTTATGTAGAAAAACCGACAATCGCCATTATTCGCAGTGATTACCCAGTTGATTGGGCATCCAAGATGGGTGATGTGAATGTCATTATTGCTTTGGTGCTTCCTGAAAAGCCAACCAAAGAGATGATCATGGCTGCAACGTATTTAACGCGAAGTTTATTATCTGAGGATTTCAGTCAAAGATTGGTACACACAAGGCAGCCTAAAGGACTTCAAGCTTTAATCTTATATGCAATGTGTCAATTATTGTAA
- a CDS encoding fructose-specific PTS transporter subunit EIIC, with protein MDITSLINANVICLDLKSTSKEDILQEMVQILNDAGKLSNKTQFLADVWAREEIGNTGFEDGIAIPHAKSSAVLTPSVAIGISRTGIDYGAEDGEPSDIFFMLASTDGDDNQHIEALAQISSRLIEDGFTNKLKKADSKEEILDLFTDIIQPNTESTDIENTPAPTEKSELTRKLGRTKEHLLFGTSHMIPFIVAGGVLLSLSVMISGQGAVPTEGILADIAQMGIAGLTLFTAVLGGYIAYSIADKPGLAPGMIGSWIAVQQYNTGFLGAIIIGFFAGFVVRSLKKIKLPESMTSLGSIFIYPLIGTFLTCAAVMWVIGAPISNAMAALNDWLASMAGSGKIALGAILGAMAAFDMGGPINKVATLFAQTQVNTQPWLMGGVGIAICTPPLGMALATFLSPKKFKRDEREAGKAAGIMGMIGITEGAIPFAAADPARVIPAIVAGGIVGNITGFVFNVLNHAPWGGWIVLPVVDGKIGYIIGTLLGAFTTAAIVILLKKNAVEDDEHTQQEFTFESVKNEGEADVLAVTACPSGVAHTFLAAKSLEKAAHKLGIKIKVETQGADGINNRITPLDIKNAKLVIFAHDVAIKEPLRFKGMRTLDIATKDAMYSAEQLLNDNLTKHHKRFSRA; from the coding sequence ATGGATATCACCTCTCTTATAAACGCCAATGTTATCTGTTTAGACCTTAAATCCACATCGAAAGAAGATATCCTTCAAGAGATGGTTCAAATTTTAAATGATGCCGGAAAACTCTCTAATAAAACGCAATTCTTAGCCGATGTATGGGCCCGTGAAGAGATAGGCAACACAGGTTTTGAGGATGGTATTGCTATTCCTCACGCAAAAAGCTCTGCCGTACTCACCCCTTCTGTCGCTATTGGGATCAGTCGCACCGGTATTGATTATGGTGCTGAAGACGGTGAGCCTTCTGATATCTTTTTTATGCTCGCCTCAACTGATGGTGATGATAACCAACACATTGAAGCCCTAGCACAGATCTCCAGTCGTTTAATTGAAGATGGTTTTACCAACAAGCTCAAAAAAGCCGACTCAAAAGAAGAAATACTCGATCTTTTTACGGATATTATTCAACCAAATACTGAATCAACCGACATTGAAAACACTCCAGCTCCAACAGAGAAAAGTGAGTTAACGCGTAAACTAGGCCGCACCAAAGAACATTTATTATTTGGTACATCGCACATGATCCCATTCATTGTTGCAGGTGGTGTATTACTTTCCTTATCTGTGATGATCTCAGGTCAAGGGGCCGTACCAACAGAAGGTATTTTGGCTGATATCGCTCAAATGGGCATCGCAGGGTTAACGCTATTTACTGCGGTATTAGGTGGTTATATCGCCTACTCTATTGCAGATAAACCAGGACTCGCTCCTGGCATGATAGGTTCATGGATTGCAGTTCAACAATACAATACTGGTTTTTTAGGTGCGATCATCATCGGATTTTTTGCAGGCTTTGTGGTTCGCAGTTTAAAGAAAATTAAACTACCTGAAAGCATGACTTCATTAGGTTCTATCTTTATTTATCCCCTTATTGGTACCTTCCTCACTTGTGCTGCTGTAATGTGGGTGATTGGTGCCCCTATATCTAATGCCATGGCGGCGTTAAACGATTGGCTCGCTAGCATGGCTGGCTCAGGAAAAATCGCTTTAGGTGCAATTCTAGGTGCGATGGCCGCTTTTGATATGGGTGGACCAATTAATAAAGTGGCAACCTTATTTGCTCAAACTCAAGTGAACACTCAGCCATGGTTAATGGGCGGTGTTGGCATCGCTATTTGTACTCCACCACTGGGAATGGCACTGGCGACGTTCTTATCTCCAAAGAAATTTAAACGTGATGAGCGAGAAGCCGGTAAAGCAGCTGGTATTATGGGAATGATAGGCATAACAGAAGGTGCGATTCCATTTGCTGCTGCCGATCCCGCTCGTGTTATCCCTGCGATTGTGGCTGGTGGCATTGTCGGTAATATTACCGGATTTGTATTTAATGTATTAAACCATGCTCCTTGGGGTGGATGGATTGTATTACCTGTTGTCGATGGCAAAATTGGCTACATTATAGGAACGCTTTTGGGTGCATTCACCACCGCCGCTATTGTTATTTTACTTAAGAAAAACGCGGTAGAAGATGATGAACATACGCAACAAGAATTCACTTTTGAATCCGTTAAAAATGAAGGTGAAGCCGACGTATTAGCAGTCACGGCTTGCCCATCAGGAGTTGCTCATACTTTTCTTGCAGCTAAAAGTTTAGAAAAAGCGGCTCATAAACTCGGTATTAAAATCAAAGTAGAGACCCAAGGCGCAGATGGTATTAATAACCGTATTACCCCTCTTGATATAAAAAACGCAAAACTGGTCATTTTTGCTCATGATGTGGCAATTAAAGAACCTCTCCGTTTTAAAGGAATGCGGACACTGGATATTGCCACCAAAGATGCCATGTACAGTGCAGAGCAACTGCTCAATGATAATTTAACGAAACATCACAAACGTTTTTCAAGAGCGTAA
- a CDS encoding patatin-like phospholipase family protein: MRHVFRLNLWFVFLATFLFTPYLYAEPIKEPSRPKIALVLAGGGAKGAAHIGVLKALEELNIPIDIITGTSMGAYVGGLYATGKSASDIEAYLHTVDWYSGYQDEVGREEKNIRDKKYEDRFAINPSLGIRKEGVKSPKSAIQGQNMLKILRETSGNPVSVASFDDFPIRYRSVATDIVSMEEVVIDHGLLVDAMMASMSVPGALPPYEFEDRLLIDGGVTNNMPVELAKEMGADIVIAVDISSNYMTKEQIGSLFDVASQLTNFMVKRSTQEQAEFLTGKDILLQPRVGDIETTDFSSMPRAYQEGYDTVMTLKSRLQSLAVAPNEYAQYQNKIKQQSANVRLAQGAIIDKVEVENRSHYESDKLERFIQFEQGTLLSSDYIEDKIHALYATNRFETITYLVEEDNNENVLKVTAKEKEWGPIT; this comes from the coding sequence ATGCGTCATGTTTTTCGCTTGAACTTATGGTTTGTTTTTTTAGCTACATTTCTCTTTACACCGTATTTATATGCAGAGCCAATAAAAGAACCATCTCGCCCTAAAATTGCTTTGGTACTTGCTGGTGGTGGTGCAAAAGGGGCGGCACATATTGGCGTATTAAAAGCGCTTGAAGAGTTAAATATACCCATAGATATTATTACAGGAACCAGTATGGGGGCGTATGTCGGTGGGCTTTATGCAACAGGGAAATCGGCCTCTGATATTGAAGCGTATTTGCATACCGTAGATTGGTACAGTGGCTATCAAGATGAGGTTGGCAGAGAAGAGAAAAACATTCGAGATAAAAAGTACGAAGACAGATTTGCAATAAATCCATCGCTAGGAATCAGAAAAGAGGGAGTAAAATCACCAAAGTCAGCGATTCAAGGACAGAATATGCTTAAGATTTTACGTGAAACTTCTGGTAATCCCGTGTCCGTTGCATCGTTTGATGATTTCCCTATTCGCTACCGTTCAGTTGCGACTGATATTGTTTCAATGGAAGAGGTGGTTATCGACCATGGTCTTTTAGTTGATGCCATGATGGCAAGTATGTCGGTTCCCGGCGCCTTACCACCTTATGAGTTTGAGGATAGGCTGCTTATCGATGGCGGCGTAACCAATAATATGCCCGTTGAGCTAGCAAAAGAGATGGGGGCAGATATTGTTATCGCGGTGGATATTAGCTCAAATTATATGACTAAAGAGCAGATAGGCTCGTTATTTGATGTGGCATCTCAATTAACTAATTTTATGGTTAAACGCAGTACTCAAGAGCAAGCGGAGTTTTTAACAGGTAAAGATATTTTATTGCAGCCTCGAGTTGGTGATATTGAAACGACGGATTTCTCAAGCATGCCAAGAGCGTATCAAGAGGGTTACGATACTGTAATGACGCTGAAATCACGTCTGCAATCTTTAGCGGTTGCTCCAAATGAATATGCTCAATACCAAAACAAGATAAAGCAGCAATCAGCTAACGTTCGTTTAGCTCAAGGTGCAATCATTGATAAAGTGGAAGTTGAAAATCGAAGTCATTATGAGAGCGACAAACTAGAGCGTTTTATTCAGTTTGAGCAAGGAACATTGCTTAGCAGTGATTATATTGAAGATAAAATTCACGCTCTATATGCAACTAATCGTTTTGAAACCATCACTTATTTAGTTGAAGAAGATAACAATGAAAATGTATTGAAAGTGACCGCCAAAGAGAAAGAGTGGGGCCCAATTACTTAA
- the tagH gene encoding type VI secretion system-associated FHA domain protein TagH codes for MHLNQLTLFITKSPEEYTGSKHIEMPESGGSLGRNPSNTVSLVDHNRFISGSHCLISIYGDTYYLSDVSTNGTLVNGNKLLKNQPISLYDGDTIVLGRYEISVGLEKLSNSINIAADISEETDSTDPLVNLAEYTPDEEQDKGNIADLFKETRIDKVDSSDPVAHLNFITQTNNDEHLLHGNEKKHEQKINEPIHTRQLLDDSDSVHSEFDIPNLIPEDWFSDDFSNSLNSTQSINEETSSAHFIPDPIVQPAVELTPEPVVSPVSEQQSWEDVTQTIQTSSSTIESTNDDFIAASSTSMDVYPSQSIETSFNSKMSDDAASAFYKGLGMSASQIEQTDEQFFQQMGNCLRLCINNLQKELSELKAIKNNEQDDSMTNIVELMLSLNHQQLLSPNELIEQILDELDNHKLNMTHATNDVINNKLLMLHPEKFAQDVRSQSRFKASGKLWKEYIEFYQNHNNERIDISSSVVQQKIKEQYTKRLKA; via the coding sequence GTGCATTTAAACCAACTCACCCTGTTTATCACCAAATCGCCGGAAGAATATACGGGCAGTAAACATATTGAAATGCCAGAAAGTGGTGGTTCATTAGGTCGTAATCCAAGTAATACGGTGAGTTTAGTCGATCATAACCGCTTTATTTCTGGCTCGCATTGCTTAATTAGTATTTACGGTGATACCTATTACCTAAGTGATGTTAGTACTAATGGCACGTTAGTTAACGGAAATAAGTTATTAAAAAATCAGCCAATTTCACTTTATGATGGTGATACGATTGTTCTTGGTCGATACGAAATATCTGTTGGATTAGAAAAGTTATCCAACTCAATAAACATTGCAGCAGATATTTCAGAAGAAACTGATTCAACAGACCCGTTAGTTAATCTTGCTGAATACACTCCAGATGAAGAACAAGATAAAGGTAATATTGCAGATCTGTTTAAAGAAACGCGTATCGATAAAGTTGATAGCAGTGATCCTGTTGCTCATTTAAATTTCATTACCCAAACCAATAATGATGAGCATTTATTGCACGGAAACGAAAAAAAACACGAACAAAAAATCAATGAACCAATCCATACTCGTCAATTACTCGATGATAGTGATAGCGTACATTCAGAATTTGATATTCCAAATTTAATTCCAGAAGATTGGTTTTCTGATGACTTTTCTAATTCTTTGAATTCAACTCAGTCGATTAATGAAGAGACTAGCTCAGCACATTTTATTCCTGATCCTATAGTGCAGCCCGCTGTAGAACTTACACCTGAACCAGTGGTTTCACCTGTTTCTGAGCAACAGTCATGGGAAGATGTAACACAAACAATTCAAACATCAAGCTCAACGATTGAATCAACAAATGATGATTTCATTGCTGCATCTTCAACGTCGATGGATGTGTACCCATCACAATCAATAGAAACGTCATTTAACTCAAAAATGAGTGATGATGCTGCATCTGCTTTTTACAAAGGTTTAGGGATGTCAGCTTCGCAAATAGAGCAGACAGATGAGCAATTCTTCCAACAAATGGGGAATTGTTTACGCTTATGTATCAACAACCTACAGAAAGAGCTTTCTGAATTAAAAGCGATAAAAAATAATGAACAAGACGATTCAATGACCAATATCGTTGAACTCATGCTGTCTTTAAATCATCAACAACTTCTATCACCTAACGAATTAATAGAACAGATATTAGATGAACTAGACAATCATAAATTAAACATGACTCACGCAACCAATGACGTCATCAACAATAAGTTACTAATGCTGCATCCTGAAAAATTTGCTCAAGACGTGCGCTCACAATCTCGTTTTAAAGCAAGCGGTAAATTATGGAAAGAATATATCGAGTTTTATCAAAACCATAATAACGAAAGGATTGATATATCAAGCTCAGTCGTTCAACAAAAAATCAAAGAGCAATACACAAAAAGATTAAAGGCTTAA
- the tssJ gene encoding type VI secretion system lipoprotein TssJ codes for MRKLLTFSLIFLLSGCTMWDQFKESTGITPETSSIELIITADKVLNVREGGQSSPVILRIHELNSPVLFRNLDFFALFENDKDALGDEYIKRYEYQIQPGDVVHETLVLDPATRAIGFSVAFRDINGSSWRKVELIEEKSEYFLKLNLKESELSSNNTRGIEQIYF; via the coding sequence ATGCGAAAATTACTCACGTTTTCTCTTATTTTTTTATTATCTGGCTGCACTATGTGGGATCAGTTTAAAGAATCAACAGGAATTACCCCTGAAACCTCTTCTATCGAGTTAATTATTACAGCAGATAAAGTATTAAATGTTCGTGAAGGTGGACAATCATCCCCCGTAATATTGAGGATTCATGAACTAAACTCCCCTGTTCTTTTTCGTAACCTTGATTTCTTTGCGTTATTTGAAAATGACAAAGATGCACTTGGTGATGAGTATATAAAACGATACGAATACCAAATTCAGCCTGGGGATGTAGTACATGAGACTCTGGTATTAGACCCAGCGACTCGAGCTATCGGTTTCTCTGTAGCATTTAGAGACATAAACGGATCATCTTGGCGTAAAGTCGAGTTAATCGAAGAAAAAAGCGAATACTTCTTAAAGCTAAACCTGAAAGAAAGTGAACTTAGCTCCAACAATACTCGCGGTATTGAGCAAATATATTTTTAA
- the tssK gene encoding type VI secretion system baseplate subunit TssK, giving the protein MSLYNPVVWQDGMFMKPQHFQQLDRFQGKQSGMLSGFESPLHWGIKRIEINTELLALGKIGITHAEGILQDRTPFDLPLHASLPEVKDVDASVANKVLYLCCPLPSERSELFGTSKDGARYSIHTQDAVDACYDSEEIANITIGKLNFCLMYEDEDKSAYTSIPILKISEVKPDGSIILDNAYIPTCIDINASTVLKKFTTEFASMLRHRAESIVQRLGVVDQQGVSSVSDFMLLQALNRYEPLFWHFANIEGVHPEAFYRVLLQAEGELATLCSSSRRPQEFVPYNHGNLTSCLSTILHNSKVTLSVMSEQRAIPLPLKEQGYGIRIAPISDRSIVESTTFILAVKADVTLDILHTQFVSQTKIGSIDNIRELINLQLPGINIKPMPVVPRALPYHAGYTYFELDKSSEEWTALNKAAAIAVHVAGDFANLSLQLWAVRL; this is encoded by the coding sequence ATGTCATTATATAACCCTGTCGTTTGGCAAGATGGAATGTTCATGAAACCGCAACATTTCCAGCAACTAGATCGCTTTCAAGGTAAACAAAGTGGAATGCTAAGTGGGTTTGAATCACCTCTTCACTGGGGCATAAAACGCATTGAAATTAATACCGAGTTACTGGCTTTAGGAAAAATTGGTATCACACACGCAGAAGGTATTTTACAAGATAGAACCCCTTTTGATTTGCCACTGCACGCCTCTTTACCAGAGGTAAAAGATGTCGATGCATCCGTTGCGAATAAAGTGCTGTACCTATGTTGTCCATTGCCTTCTGAACGTTCAGAATTATTTGGTACAAGTAAAGATGGTGCTCGCTATTCTATACACACACAGGATGCAGTAGACGCGTGTTATGACAGTGAAGAAATTGCCAATATTACCATTGGTAAACTGAATTTTTGTTTAATGTATGAAGATGAAGATAAGAGTGCTTACACCTCTATTCCAATCTTAAAAATTTCAGAAGTAAAACCAGATGGCAGTATTATTCTTGATAATGCTTACATTCCTACATGTATTGATATCAACGCATCTACGGTATTAAAGAAATTTACTACTGAATTTGCCTCTATGCTTCGTCATCGTGCTGAATCCATTGTGCAGCGCTTAGGTGTTGTTGATCAGCAAGGTGTTTCATCGGTGTCTGATTTCATGCTACTTCAAGCATTAAACCGTTACGAACCTTTATTCTGGCACTTTGCCAACATTGAAGGTGTACACCCTGAAGCGTTTTATCGTGTTTTATTGCAAGCAGAAGGGGAATTAGCAACCCTATGTTCGTCGTCACGCCGACCACAAGAGTTCGTTCCTTATAATCACGGTAATTTAACGAGTTGTTTATCAACCATCTTACATAACTCAAAAGTGACCTTAAGCGTAATGTCAGAACAACGCGCTATTCCTCTTCCTCTTAAAGAGCAAGGTTATGGTATTCGTATTGCGCCAATTTCAGACAGAAGTATTGTTGAATCGACTACCTTTATCTTGGCAGTTAAAGCTGATGTTACTCTTGATATACTACATACTCAATTTGTATCTCAAACTAAGATTGGCTCTATCGATAACATTCGTGAACTTATCAATCTACAACTGCCAGGTATCAATATTAAACCTATGCCGGTGGTTCCTCGTGCATTGCCATATCACGCGGGTTACACCTACTTTGAGTTAGACAAATCAAGCGAAGAATGGACTGCACTAAATAAAGCCGCAGCTATTGCCGTTCATGTTGCTGGTGATTTTGCAAACTTATCTCTACAGCTTTGGGCCGTTAGACTATGA